The proteins below come from a single Deltaproteobacteria bacterium GWA2_45_12 genomic window:
- a CDS encoding septum formation protein Maf, producing MPDNKIIVESRRLILASASPRRSQLLAEAGFTFEIIPSTIDEKWDPKLSPEENVKKIALEKATDVARKTPRPFDHRVAVVEPSTLILAADTIVVLGTRILEKPRDKAEASQFLKLLSGRTHSVLTGYTILEGSGTIAAHGVEESKVSFKILNDDQIGKYIQTGEPMDKAGAYAAQGIGSQFIEKIEGSLSNVIGLPMEVVAPILKTVMSYEL from the coding sequence ATGCCCGACAATAAGATAATTGTGGAATCCCGAAGGCTTATATTGGCCTCGGCTTCGCCCCGCCGCAGCCAGCTTTTGGCAGAGGCTGGTTTCACCTTTGAAATCATCCCTTCAACCATAGATGAAAAATGGGACCCAAAGCTTTCACCAGAAGAGAATGTGAAGAAAATCGCGCTGGAGAAGGCAACGGATGTGGCAAGAAAAACCCCTCGACCCTTCGATCACCGCGTAGCGGTGGTCGAACCATCTACCCTTATCTTAGCTGCCGACACCATCGTCGTTTTGGGAACTCGCATCCTCGAGAAACCCAGAGACAAAGCTGAAGCCAGCCAGTTTCTCAAACTGCTTTCAGGCCGGACCCACAGCGTTTTAACAGGGTACACAATACTGGAAGGTTCTGGTACAATAGCGGCACATGGCGTGGAAGAATCCAAAGTGAGTTTTAAAATTTTAAATGATGATCAAATAGGAAAATACATTCAAACCGGCGAGCCCATGGACAAGGCTGGGGCGTACGCGGCACAAGGCATCGGCAGCCAATTCATCGAAAAAATTGAAGGGTCTTTAAGTAATGTGATTGGGTTACCGATGGAAGTAGTGGCACCTATTTTGAAAACAGTTATGAGTTATGAGTTATGA